A DNA window from Brenneria izadpanahii contains the following coding sequences:
- a CDS encoding ABC transporter substrate-binding protein gives MKVRAILRTLLLSLLCVVATPALLSAKTPDDQLIVGINMNNMLSLDPAAMTGNEVVGVVVNLYDSLVELDPDNLNHVLPSLAKSWSVSDDGNVITFNLVDNAKFHSGHPVTADDFVWSMSRLLHLNMAQATTWKSYGFTADNVEKMIRAKDAHTVEIELPKPNDPKLVIYSLATLGSGSVLDRQTVMQHEKNGDWGNGWLTTNEAGSGPFKLDVWQAKDVLRISRVDGYWRGDAKMRRVIFRHMTESQALRLMIEKGDIDVATGMSVPDINALRRNNDIAVKEVVKGTLYYVAMSLKNAHFANPKVREAVRYLIDYDGINKTVMTGYGFYHQRPIQKGMDATLPDPGYKLDVARAKSLLAEAGYPNGFETTLRVLSDQPFLNLATSVQSTLAQGGIKAKILSGTGNQVYGAMRDRNFDMLVGRGGGGVDPHPHSSLRSVVYNPDNSDAAKLTNFQGWRTSFYDKQLNEMIDQALLEKDPQKQKQMYIDVQNRYEALYPAIIPVSQMIDSVVLRKDVMDYVPHPSSTTFLREVYKQR, from the coding sequence ATGAAAGTACGAGCAATACTTCGAACCCTACTATTAAGTTTACTCTGCGTCGTTGCAACACCTGCATTACTGTCGGCAAAGACGCCCGACGATCAGCTGATTGTCGGAATCAATATGAATAACATGCTATCGCTCGATCCGGCGGCCATGACGGGCAACGAAGTGGTTGGCGTGGTGGTGAATCTCTATGATTCGCTGGTGGAGCTTGACCCCGACAATCTAAACCATGTTTTACCTTCCCTGGCGAAAAGCTGGAGCGTGAGTGATGACGGCAACGTGATTACTTTCAATCTGGTGGATAACGCCAAATTCCATTCCGGTCATCCGGTAACGGCGGATGATTTCGTCTGGTCGATGAGCCGGTTATTGCACCTGAATATGGCTCAGGCCACCACCTGGAAATCTTATGGTTTCACCGCGGACAACGTGGAGAAAATGATCCGCGCCAAAGATGCGCATACGGTGGAGATAGAACTCCCCAAGCCGAATGACCCCAAGCTGGTGATTTACTCGCTGGCGACCTTGGGCAGCGGCTCGGTGTTGGATCGCCAGACGGTTATGCAGCATGAGAAGAACGGAGACTGGGGCAACGGCTGGTTGACGACCAATGAAGCGGGCTCCGGCCCCTTTAAGCTGGACGTGTGGCAGGCGAAAGACGTGCTGCGCATAAGCCGTGTTGATGGCTATTGGCGCGGCGATGCGAAAATGAGGCGCGTTATTTTCCGTCACATGACCGAATCGCAGGCGCTGCGCCTGATGATTGAAAAAGGGGATATCGATGTGGCGACCGGCATGTCGGTGCCCGATATCAATGCGTTGAGGCGGAATAACGACATCGCCGTCAAAGAAGTCGTCAAAGGCACGCTGTATTACGTAGCGATGAGTCTGAAGAATGCGCATTTCGCCAATCCGAAAGTCCGTGAGGCGGTACGCTATCTGATCGACTATGACGGCATCAACAAAACCGTCATGACCGGCTATGGCTTCTACCACCAGCGCCCTATTCAGAAAGGAATGGACGCCACGCTGCCGGATCCCGGCTATAAGCTGGACGTCGCACGGGCCAAATCTTTGCTGGCGGAAGCGGGGTATCCGAACGGGTTTGAAACCACGCTGCGCGTTCTGTCGGACCAGCCTTTCCTGAATCTTGCCACCTCGGTGCAGTCAACGCTGGCCCAGGGCGGCATCAAAGCCAAAATCCTCTCCGGCACGGGTAATCAGGTGTACGGCGCGATGCGCGATCGTAACTTCGATATGCTGGTCGGCCGCGGCGGCGGCGGCGTGGATCCCCATCCGCACTCCAGTTTGCGGTCGGTGGTCTATAACCCGGATAACAGCGATGCCGCCAAACTGACCAACTTCCAGGGCTGGCGCACCTCTTTCTACGATAAGCAACTGAACGAGATGATCGACCAGGCGCTGCTGGAGAAAGATCCGCAGAAACAGAAGCAGATGTATATCGATGTGCAAAACCGTTATGAAGCGTTGTATCCGGCCATTATTCCGGTTTCCCAGATGATCGATTCCGTGGTGTTGCGTAAGGACGTGATGGACTATGTGCCGCATCCGTCGTCAACAACATTTCTGCGAGAGGTCTACAAGCAACGCTAG
- a CDS encoding ABC transporter permease encodes MVFSDWIKPGGLLRRLAKRLFQVVVTLLGLLVLTFVIGRVMPIDPVLAIVGQDADQSTYQQVYQQLGLDKPLYVQFFIYFNSLLHGDLGNALLTGRPVIDDIIRVFPATIELATMAIIVGAGLGVPLGVLAAARRGKIADYIVRFISLAGYSTPIFWVGMMGLLVFYAWLNWVGGAGRVDMAYDGLVENRTGLLLLDAMLEGNWEVFRSALNHLLLPATILGFHSLAYISRMTRSFMLAQLSQEYIITARVKGLTEFRVVWAHAFRNILVQLLTVVALAYGSLLEGAVLIETVFSWPGFGSYLTGSLLLGDMNAVMGCVLLVGLIFVTLNLLSDMLYQIFDPRTNA; translated from the coding sequence ATGGTTTTCTCTGATTGGATCAAGCCAGGCGGATTACTGCGTCGGTTGGCAAAACGCTTATTTCAGGTCGTCGTCACGCTGTTAGGATTATTGGTCCTGACATTCGTGATCGGCCGCGTGATGCCTATCGACCCAGTCCTGGCTATTGTCGGACAGGATGCCGATCAAAGCACCTACCAGCAGGTTTATCAGCAGTTGGGCCTGGATAAACCGCTGTATGTGCAATTCTTTATCTACTTTAATTCGCTGCTGCATGGCGATCTGGGCAATGCCCTGCTGACCGGCCGTCCGGTAATCGACGACATTATCCGCGTTTTCCCCGCCACCATAGAGCTGGCCACGATGGCGATTATCGTCGGCGCGGGCCTGGGGGTGCCGTTAGGCGTGCTGGCTGCGGCTCGGCGCGGGAAAATCGCGGACTATATCGTGCGTTTCATCAGTCTGGCCGGTTATTCCACGCCGATATTCTGGGTGGGGATGATGGGGCTGCTGGTTTTTTACGCCTGGCTTAACTGGGTAGGCGGCGCCGGACGGGTAGACATGGCCTACGACGGCCTGGTGGAAAACCGTACCGGGCTGCTGTTGCTTGACGCCATGCTGGAGGGCAACTGGGAGGTATTCCGCAGCGCGCTTAATCACCTGCTGCTGCCCGCCACCATTCTTGGTTTCCACTCCCTGGCTTATATCAGCCGTATGACGCGCAGCTTCATGCTGGCGCAGCTATCACAGGAATACATCATTACCGCGCGGGTAAAAGGACTGACTGAATTCCGCGTGGTGTGGGCGCACGCGTTTCGCAACATTCTGGTGCAGTTGCTGACGGTTGTCGCGCTGGCTTACGGCTCGCTGCTGGAAGGGGCGGTATTAATCGAAACCGTATTCTCCTGGCCGGGGTTTGGCTCTTATCTCACCGGCAGTTTGTTGCTGGGCGATATGAACGCGGTTATGGGCTGTGTCCTGTTGGTGGGGTTGATCTTCGTCACCCTGAACCTGCTGTCGGACATGCTGTATCAAATATTTGATCCGAGGACCAACGCATGA
- a CDS encoding ABC transporter permease has protein sequence MRILGFLLLMMRNPLTAIGSAIVLMLMLVAISAPWIATHDPLMQDLSNALQAPGAAHWFGTDEFGRDVFSRLVYGSRITLYIVALVSVTVGPIGLLLGVVAGYYGGAVDTVLMRITDIFISFPSLVLALAFVAALGPGLEHVVIAITLTAWPPIARLARAETLSLRHADFVSAVKLQGASSIRILLHHIVPLCLPSVIIRITMNMAGIILTAAGLGFLGLGAQPPDPEWGAMISAGRRYMMECWWLVTIPGLAILINSLAFNFLGDGLRDILDPRTE, from the coding sequence ATGCGGATATTGGGATTTCTATTGCTGATGATGCGCAACCCGCTGACCGCCATCGGCAGCGCCATTGTGCTGATGTTGATGCTGGTGGCGATATCGGCGCCGTGGATCGCGACGCACGATCCGCTGATGCAGGATTTATCCAACGCATTACAGGCGCCGGGCGCGGCGCATTGGTTCGGCACCGATGAGTTCGGTCGGGATGTGTTCAGCCGTCTGGTTTATGGATCGCGCATTACGTTGTATATCGTGGCGCTGGTATCGGTGACCGTCGGGCCGATCGGCCTGCTGTTGGGCGTTGTCGCCGGTTACTACGGCGGCGCGGTCGATACCGTGCTGATGCGAATCACCGATATTTTCATCTCTTTTCCCAGCCTGGTGCTGGCGCTGGCTTTTGTCGCCGCGCTGGGGCCGGGGCTGGAACATGTGGTGATTGCCATTACGCTGACGGCCTGGCCGCCTATCGCCCGTCTGGCGCGGGCGGAAACCCTGTCGCTGCGCCATGCGGATTTCGTTTCCGCGGTGAAATTACAGGGCGCTTCGTCCATCCGTATCTTGCTGCATCACATCGTCCCGCTGTGTCTGCCTTCGGTCATTATCCGCATCACCATGAATATGGCCGGCATCATTCTGACCGCCGCCGGGCTGGGTTTCCTGGGATTAGGCGCGCAGCCGCCCGATCCGGAGTGGGGGGCCATGATCTCCGCCGGCCGCCGCTACATGATGGAGTGTTGGTGGCTGGTGACTATTCCGGGGCTGGCGATTTTGATTAACAGCCTGGCATTCAATTTTTTAGGAGACGGCCTACGTGACATCCTCGATCCCAGAACAGAATAA
- a CDS encoding ABC transporter ATP-binding protein — MTSSIPEQNNASRPAPERLLDVENLRVSFVNGGTVTDAVRGVSFTLGCEKLAIVGESGSGKSTVGRALLRLHPHSARIAADRMRFGDIDLLNIDEARMRQIRGKRISMIMQDPKYSLNPVVRVGDQIAEAYLAHHKVSRREAREKVMAMLDVVRIRQPERVYGLYPHEISGGQGQRIMIAMMLITEPEVVIADEPTSALDVSVRLQVLAMLDDLVVERGLGLIFISHDINLVRSFCDRVLVMYAGRVVESIAAADLDNAQHPYTRGLLNSLPDIDRPRPRLPVMHRDPAWIN, encoded by the coding sequence GTGACATCCTCGATCCCAGAACAGAATAACGCTTCCCGCCCCGCGCCGGAGCGCCTGCTGGATGTTGAAAATCTGCGGGTAAGTTTCGTCAATGGCGGGACGGTAACCGATGCCGTGCGCGGCGTCTCCTTTACGCTGGGCTGTGAAAAGCTGGCGATTGTCGGTGAATCCGGATCCGGTAAATCCACCGTCGGGCGCGCGCTGTTGCGCTTACATCCGCACAGCGCGCGGATCGCCGCAGACCGAATGCGCTTCGGCGACATCGACCTGCTCAATATCGATGAGGCGCGGATGCGCCAGATTCGCGGCAAGCGTATTTCAATGATTATGCAAGATCCCAAATATTCATTGAATCCGGTGGTGCGCGTCGGCGATCAGATTGCCGAAGCCTATCTCGCCCATCATAAGGTTTCACGGCGCGAGGCGAGGGAAAAAGTGATGGCGATGCTGGATGTGGTGCGCATTCGCCAGCCGGAACGCGTGTATGGATTGTATCCGCATGAAATATCGGGCGGGCAGGGGCAGCGCATCATGATCGCCATGATGCTGATTACCGAGCCAGAGGTGGTGATTGCCGATGAACCTACCTCCGCGCTGGATGTGTCGGTGCGTTTGCAGGTGCTGGCGATGCTCGACGACCTGGTGGTTGAACGCGGCCTCGGGCTGATTTTTATCAGCCATGATATCAACCTGGTGCGCAGTTTCTGCGATCGGGTGCTGGTGATGTATGCCGGCCGGGTGGTGGAGTCGATCGCGGCGGCCGACCTTGATAACGCGCAGCATCCCTATACCCGCGGGTTACTGAATTCTCTGCCGGATATCGATCGCCCTCGTCCGCGTCTGCCGGTCATGCATCGCGATCCCGCCTGGATTAACTAA
- a CDS encoding ABC transporter ATP-binding protein, translating into MIEVNGLNLSFGQGSAQNQVLYDVNLTVNDGEIFGLVGESGSGKTTVLKCLAGLFNHWRGDLLIDGQPLAHRIDQARCRRVQMVFQDPYGSLHPRHTVETILEEPLLIHRFSDRDRRIDALLEKVGLGTSFRRRYPHQLSGGQRQRVAIARALILEPRVLLLDEPTSALDVSVQAEILNLLVELQQQEKLTYLLVTHDLGVISHLCHKVAVMQYGRILETLGIGDLTRDTPKNAYTAMLVDASRRYSRDLAVRSERMG; encoded by the coding sequence ATGATTGAAGTGAACGGCCTTAATCTGTCTTTCGGTCAAGGAAGCGCGCAGAATCAGGTGCTGTATGACGTTAATCTCACCGTTAATGACGGAGAGATTTTCGGTTTGGTCGGGGAATCCGGCTCAGGAAAAACAACCGTGCTGAAATGCTTGGCCGGGTTGTTTAATCACTGGCGGGGCGACTTGCTGATTGATGGCCAGCCGCTGGCGCATCGCATCGATCAGGCCCGCTGCCGCCGGGTGCAAATGGTTTTTCAGGATCCTTATGGTTCGCTGCATCCGCGCCATACGGTGGAAACCATTCTTGAAGAGCCGCTGCTGATCCACCGTTTCTCCGACCGGGATCGGCGTATTGATGCGCTGCTGGAGAAAGTCGGGTTAGGGACGTCGTTCCGCCGCCGCTATCCTCATCAGCTGTCCGGCGGACAGCGCCAGCGCGTCGCCATCGCCCGCGCGTTGATTCTGGAGCCGCGGGTGCTGCTGTTGGACGAGCCGACCTCGGCGTTGGATGTCTCGGTGCAGGCGGAAATCCTCAATCTACTGGTTGAGCTACAGCAGCAGGAGAAATTAACCTATCTGCTGGTAACCCACGATCTGGGGGTGATTTCCCATCTGTGCCATAAAGTAGCGGTGATGCAGTATGGCCGGATATTGGAAACGCTGGGTATCGGCGATTTAACCCGCGATACGCCGAAGAATGCCTATACCGCCATGCTGGTGGACGCCAGCCGCCGGTATAGCCGCGATCTGGCGGTTCGCTCGGAGCGTATGGGCTGA
- the ppiA gene encoding peptidylprolyl isomerase A yields the protein MLKRTLVAAAAFISLTAFSPVFAASGVTHVLLTTSAGNIELALDNQKAPVSVKNFVEYVNSGFYNGTTFHRVIPGFMIQGGGFTADMKQKATNPAIVNEADNGLRNLRGTISMARTAEKDSATSQFFINVADNAFLDHGQRDFGYAVFGKVVKGMDVADKIAQVQTENVGPYQNVPTKPIVIQSAKVLP from the coding sequence ATGCTCAAACGTACTCTGGTTGCCGCGGCGGCCTTTATTTCACTTACGGCTTTTTCCCCAGTGTTCGCCGCCAGCGGCGTAACGCATGTTTTGCTGACTACTTCGGCAGGAAACATTGAACTGGCATTAGATAATCAAAAAGCGCCGGTTTCGGTGAAAAATTTTGTCGAGTACGTTAATAGCGGTTTTTATAACGGGACGACGTTCCATCGCGTTATCCCCGGCTTCATGATTCAGGGCGGCGGTTTTACCGCTGATATGAAGCAGAAAGCGACTAACCCGGCGATCGTCAATGAAGCGGATAACGGGTTACGCAATCTGCGCGGCACCATTTCGATGGCGCGTACGGCGGAAAAAGACAGCGCGACCAGTCAGTTCTTTATTAACGTGGCCGACAATGCGTTTCTCGATCATGGCCAGCGCGATTTTGGCTATGCGGTGTTTGGTAAAGTTGTCAAGGGCATGGATGTGGCGGACAAAATTGCTCAGGTGCAGACGGAAAACGTCGGCCCTTATCAGAATGTGCCGACCAAACCGATCGTGATCCAATCGGCGAAAGTGCTGCCTTGA
- the crp gene encoding cAMP-activated global transcriptional regulator CRP, producing MVLGKPQTDPTLEWFLSHCHIHKYPSKSTLIHQGEKAETLYYIVKGSVAVLIKDEEGKEMILSYLNQGDFIGELGLFEEGQERSAWVRAKTACEVAEISYKKFRQLIQVNPDILMRLSAQMASRLQVTSEKVGNLAFLDVTGRIAQTLLNLAKQPDAMTHPDGMQIKITRQEIGQIVGCSRETVGRILKMLEDQNLISAHGKTIVVYGTR from the coding sequence ATGGTTCTCGGCAAACCGCAAACAGACCCAACTCTCGAATGGTTCCTTTCTCATTGCCATATCCACAAGTACCCATCGAAGAGTACGCTTATTCACCAAGGTGAAAAAGCAGAGACGCTTTACTACATCGTGAAAGGCTCCGTCGCAGTGCTGATCAAAGATGAAGAAGGCAAAGAAATGATTCTCTCTTATCTGAATCAGGGGGATTTTATCGGCGAGCTTGGCCTGTTTGAAGAAGGTCAGGAGCGCAGCGCCTGGGTCCGGGCGAAAACTGCTTGTGAAGTTGCTGAAATTTCTTATAAAAAGTTTCGACAGCTGATTCAGGTTAATCCTGATATTCTGATGCGTCTGTCCGCTCAGATGGCCAGCAGACTGCAGGTAACTTCAGAGAAAGTCGGTAACCTGGCCTTCCTTGACGTAACGGGACGTATCGCCCAGACATTACTAAATCTGGCGAAACAACCGGATGCCATGACCCACCCTGATGGCATGCAAATAAAAATCACTCGTCAGGAAATTGGTCAGATCGTTGGCTGTTCGCGTGAAACCGTGGGGCGGATACTTAAAATGTTAGAAGACCAGAACCTGATCTCCGCACATGGTAAAACCATTGTGGTTTACGGTACGCGTTAA
- a CDS encoding OsmC family protein — protein MQARVKWVEGLTFLCESASGHQVLMDGNSGDKAPSPMEMVLMSIGGCSAIDVVSILQKGRNDVADCEVKLTSERRTESPRLFTHINLHFIVTGKGLTDKAVERAVALSAERYCSVALMLGKSVEVTHSHEVIDIL, from the coding sequence ATGCAGGCTCGAGTGAAGTGGGTTGAAGGCTTAACATTCCTTTGCGAATCAGCCTCCGGACATCAGGTTTTAATGGATGGAAATTCGGGGGATAAAGCGCCAAGCCCGATGGAAATGGTATTGATGTCGATTGGCGGATGCAGTGCGATCGATGTGGTATCAATACTGCAAAAAGGACGTAACGACGTTGCCGACTGTGAGGTTAAGCTGACGTCGGAGCGGAGAACGGAATCCCCTCGTCTGTTTACCCATATCAACCTGCATTTTATCGTGACGGGCAAAGGCTTGACGGATAAAGCCGTGGAGCGTGCGGTTGCGCTGTCGGCGGAGCGGTATTGTTCGGTGGCGCTGATGCTGGGCAAATCGGTGGAGGTGACCCACAGCCACGAAGTGATTGATATTCTATAA
- the xopJ gene encoding YopJ family type III secretion system effector XopJ, producing MGVNASKPSGGLPPYNYGFNPYNQDDYYRPPSPEQTSSYGASNPPDFDHLPERAAEKARALSNALNMASLSYSNPELAHYARRTLEQASSSQTTVEITNLDIGNIRTLVNTYNDRFSSLNLKYFSSQEDFLDELRDADASAWRAILKAAPNSRHHFAIDIRTHDDGQKTLIALEPSVAFRPIDDESFHSMPGYYSLHRGIQRQFDDDVKLAVIQTEAQKSMQDCVIFSLNFALNAYQKDSFFDDLHDNLKNNEPRLGTSATSYHSMTGLEYIEGKEILPAIFFKHSHSRAIVEEVLDSQPDLRDRNVSTNRDSPHETLSERVQAFRVHRENLSYSMSIEASRMHKIRKAVENAS from the coding sequence ATGGGTGTTAACGCATCGAAACCCAGCGGCGGTTTACCGCCCTACAATTATGGCTTTAATCCCTATAATCAAGACGATTATTACCGGCCGCCCTCTCCCGAACAGACATCCTCTTACGGGGCAAGCAACCCGCCTGATTTTGATCATCTCCCTGAACGGGCGGCGGAAAAGGCCAGAGCGTTGTCCAATGCGTTGAATATGGCGTCCCTCTCCTACTCCAACCCCGAACTGGCCCATTACGCCAGGAGAACGTTGGAGCAGGCCAGCTCAAGCCAAACAACGGTTGAAATCACCAATCTTGATATTGGAAATATCAGAACCTTGGTAAATACCTACAACGATCGTTTTTCCAGCCTCAATTTGAAATACTTTTCGTCACAGGAAGACTTTCTCGACGAACTCAGGGACGCCGACGCCTCGGCATGGCGGGCCATATTAAAAGCGGCGCCGAATTCACGTCATCATTTCGCCATCGATATCAGAACGCACGACGACGGTCAGAAAACCTTGATCGCGCTGGAGCCCAGCGTTGCTTTTCGTCCCATCGATGATGAGAGTTTTCACTCCATGCCGGGTTATTATTCTCTTCACCGGGGCATACAAAGGCAATTCGACGACGACGTTAAATTAGCGGTGATCCAAACCGAAGCTCAAAAATCCATGCAGGATTGCGTCATATTCAGTTTGAACTTTGCGTTGAATGCCTACCAGAAAGACAGCTTCTTTGACGACCTGCACGATAATCTCAAAAATAACGAACCGCGGCTCGGCACGTCGGCGACAAGCTATCACAGCATGACCGGTCTGGAATACATTGAAGGAAAAGAGATACTTCCCGCTATTTTCTTCAAACATTCGCATTCGCGAGCCATTGTCGAGGAGGTGCTTGATTCGCAGCCCGACCTCCGCGACAGAAACGTCAGCACTAACCGAGATAGCCCGCATGAAACGCTGTCGGAGCGCGTACAGGCTTTTCGCGTCCATCGCGAAAACTTGAGTTACAGCATGTCAATTGAAGCATCGCGCATGCACAAAATACGAAAAGCCGTAGAAAACGCCTCATGA
- a CDS encoding phosphoribulokinase, whose protein sequence is MSHKHPIIAVTGSSGAGTTTTSLAFHKIFQQLKIRAAQLEGDSFHRYTRPEMDMEIRKARDLGRHISYFGPEANDFSLLEQSFIEYGRHGRGKTRKYLHTYDEAIPYNQVPGTFTPWEPMPEPTDVLFYEGLHGGVVTDQHNVAQHVDLLVGVVPIVNLEWIQKLMRDVNERGHSREAVMDSVVRSMEDYISYITPQFSRTHINFQRVPTVDTSNPFAAKSIPSLDESFVVIHFQGLDNIDYPYLLAMLQGSFISHINTLVVPGGKMGLAMELIMAPLVQRLLEGREIN, encoded by the coding sequence ATGTCGCATAAGCATCCGATTATTGCAGTTACAGGCTCCAGCGGTGCGGGAACCACAACAACCAGTCTGGCATTCCATAAGATTTTTCAGCAGTTGAAAATTCGGGCCGCCCAGCTTGAAGGCGACAGCTTCCACCGTTATACCCGGCCGGAAATGGATATGGAAATTCGTAAGGCGCGGGATCTCGGCCGTCATATCAGCTACTTTGGCCCGGAAGCCAACGATTTCAGTCTGCTGGAGCAATCCTTCATCGAATATGGCCGGCACGGGCGCGGCAAAACCCGTAAATATCTTCATACCTATGATGAAGCCATTCCCTACAATCAGGTTCCCGGCACGTTCACGCCGTGGGAGCCGATGCCGGAACCGACCGACGTACTGTTTTATGAAGGGCTGCACGGCGGCGTTGTCACCGACCAGCATAACGTGGCGCAACATGTCGACTTACTGGTGGGCGTGGTGCCGATCGTCAATCTGGAATGGATTCAAAAACTGATGCGTGACGTGAACGAACGCGGCCACTCGCGTGAGGCGGTGATGGATTCGGTGGTGCGCTCCATGGAGGATTACATCTCCTACATTACGCCGCAGTTTTCCCGTACCCATATTAATTTCCAGCGCGTGCCGACGGTTGATACCTCCAACCCGTTTGCGGCCAAATCCATTCCATCGCTGGACGAGAGTTTCGTGGTGATCCATTTTCAGGGGCTGGATAATATCGACTACCCCTACCTGCTGGCGATGCTGCAGGGATCGTTTATTTCCCATATCAACACCCTGGTTGTACCGGGCGGGAAAATGGGATTGGCGATGGAGTTAATTATGGCGCCGCTGGTGCAGCGGCTGCTGGAAGGGCGGGAAATCAACTAG
- a CDS encoding YheU family protein — translation MIIPWQQLEPETLENLIESFVLREGTDYGEQERTLQQKVADVRRQLESGDVVLVWSELHETINIMPRSQFNAGEYHQR, via the coding sequence GTGATCATTCCCTGGCAACAGCTCGAACCTGAAACATTGGAAAATCTCATCGAATCTTTCGTACTGCGGGAAGGAACGGATTACGGCGAGCAAGAACGCACGCTGCAACAGAAGGTTGCCGATGTGCGCCGGCAACTGGAATCAGGCGATGTCGTTCTGGTATGGTCTGAACTGCATGAAACGATCAACATCATGCCGCGCAGCCAGTTTAACGCCGGCGAATATCACCAGCGTTAA
- a CDS encoding hydrolase has product MYDVFRPLTGARNPHLQTLLPRLVRRRAQLEPFWQRLELPDGDFVDLAWSENPELARNKPRVVLFHGLEGNFHSPYAHGLLYACRQHGWLAVLMHFRGCSGKPNRMKRIYHSGETEDAGYLLRWMKETFGDVPTAAIGISLGGNMLACLLGRQGDACPLSAAVIVSAPLMLEPCCRRIERGFSRVYQYYLLHSLKQNAARKLAAYPGSLPVPLTALKKIRRLREFDDLITARLHGFTDAADYYRRCSALPLLPSVRKPLLIIQSKDDPFMTEDVIPDLSRLPANIEYQLTDYGGHVGFVVGTLLKPEMWLEKRIPAWLTQFLDKHCDHSLATART; this is encoded by the coding sequence ATGTATGACGTTTTTCGCCCGCTCACCGGCGCCCGTAATCCCCATCTGCAAACGCTGCTCCCCCGTCTGGTGCGGCGCCGTGCGCAACTCGAACCGTTCTGGCAGCGGCTTGAACTCCCGGACGGGGATTTTGTCGACCTGGCCTGGAGCGAAAACCCGGAGCTGGCGCGGAACAAACCGCGCGTCGTACTGTTCCACGGCCTGGAGGGCAACTTTCATAGCCCTTATGCCCATGGTCTGTTGTACGCCTGCCGGCAACACGGCTGGCTGGCGGTGCTGATGCACTTTCGCGGATGCAGCGGCAAACCCAACCGGATGAAGCGTATTTACCACTCGGGCGAAACCGAAGATGCCGGTTATCTGCTGCGCTGGATGAAAGAGACGTTCGGAGACGTTCCCACGGCGGCGATCGGCATTTCGCTGGGCGGCAATATGCTGGCGTGCCTGTTAGGACGGCAGGGCGACGCCTGTCCGCTGTCGGCGGCGGTCATCGTCTCCGCGCCGCTGATGCTCGAACCCTGCTGCCGGCGAATAGAGCGCGGCTTCTCCCGCGTCTACCAGTACTATCTGCTGCATTCGCTCAAACAAAACGCCGCCCGCAAACTCGCCGCTTATCCGGGAAGCCTGCCCGTTCCGCTTACGGCGCTCAAAAAGATCAGGCGGCTGCGCGAGTTCGACGATCTCATCACCGCCCGTCTCCACGGTTTTACCGATGCGGCGGATTATTACCGCCGCTGCAGCGCATTGCCGTTGCTTCCCAGCGTACGTAAACCCTTGCTGATCATTCAATCCAAAGACGATCCGTTTATGACTGAGGACGTCATCCCGGATCTATCCCGGCTACCCGCTAATATTGAATATCAACTAACCGACTATGGCGGGCATGTCGGCTTTGTCGTCGGAACGCTATTAAAACCGGAAATGTGGCTTGAAAAGCGTATTCCGGCCTGGCTCACTCAATTTCTGGACAAACATTGTGATCATTCCCTGGCAACAGCTCGAACCTGA
- a CDS encoding LysE family translocator, protein MELSLFLSMLGFLWVAAITPGPNNMLLTTSGANFGFFRSLWLMLGIIFGMQSILLLVAFGVGGLILLYPSLHFALKVLGSLYLLWLAWKIATAAYEKLETLDAPPQPIRFYQGWLLQFLNPKAWLMGLGAVASFSLPGKEYHHSVVAISIGIVLVNLVAGVIWLGFGTLIGRLLRSKKAWIIFNVSMGILTAACVLLIWR, encoded by the coding sequence ATGGAATTAAGTCTGTTTCTGTCGATGTTAGGTTTTCTCTGGGTCGCCGCGATTACGCCGGGTCCGAACAATATGTTATTGACGACATCCGGGGCCAATTTTGGTTTTTTCCGCTCTCTGTGGTTGATGCTGGGCATCATCTTCGGCATGCAGAGTATTTTATTGCTGGTGGCGTTTGGCGTCGGCGGCCTGATCCTGCTCTATCCTTCGTTGCATTTCGCGCTTAAGGTGCTCGGCAGTTTGTACTTGCTTTGGCTGGCGTGGAAAATCGCCACCGCGGCTTATGAAAAGCTGGAAACGCTGGACGCGCCGCCGCAGCCGATCCGGTTTTATCAGGGGTGGTTGCTGCAATTTCTTAATCCCAAAGCCTGGCTGATGGGATTGGGGGCGGTGGCCAGCTTTAGCCTGCCGGGGAAGGAGTACCACCATTCGGTGGTGGCGATAAGTATCGGCATCGTGCTGGTGAACCTGGTCGCCGGCGTGATATGGCTGGGATTCGGCACGCTGATCGGCCGTCTGTTGCGCAGTAAAAAAGCCTGGATCATTTTCAATGTCTCGATGGGGATACTGACGGCGGCCTGTGTATTGCTGATTTGGCGTTAA